The following coding sequences are from one Rubinisphaera margarita window:
- a CDS encoding ThuA domain-containing protein, translating into MRSWILTGLLALTLTSPASAAKPLVYDGSVDGKKSSHIVFLAGDHEYRSEETLPALARIMAKHHQCKCTVLFSIDKETGEIFPGSSYMPGTEALNDADLMVIFLRFQDFPAEQMQPIVDYLERGGPVIGLRTSTHAFKIPEDSQFARFDYRYPGKEFFNGFGRQILGETWAGHYGKNHVMSTRLNVRPEAKNHPILRGVERPWVESGGYWTEPMADANVLANAQPLNGMTPDSPIAEDKDPCPGAWTRTYRSAKGKPARVFTTTYGASEDLQNDDFRRMMVNACFWALGREKEVTPTLNIDFVGPYQPTTFGQNKDRRRAKPEALAGWDTLIFPTEKKD; encoded by the coding sequence ATGCGTTCCTGGATTCTCACCGGCCTGCTGGCTTTGACGTTGACCAGCCCCGCTTCCGCAGCAAAGCCCCTCGTTTACGATGGCTCCGTGGACGGAAAGAAGTCGTCCCACATCGTTTTCCTGGCCGGAGATCATGAGTATCGTTCGGAAGAAACGCTGCCGGCTCTGGCCCGCATCATGGCGAAGCACCATCAATGCAAGTGCACGGTGCTGTTCTCGATTGACAAGGAAACCGGCGAAATCTTCCCCGGCTCCAGCTACATGCCGGGAACCGAAGCTCTGAACGATGCCGATCTGATGGTCATTTTCCTTCGCTTCCAGGACTTCCCGGCCGAGCAGATGCAGCCGATTGTCGATTATCTCGAACGAGGCGGCCCGGTCATCGGACTGCGGACATCAACCCATGCCTTCAAAATCCCGGAAGACTCCCAGTTTGCCCGCTTCGACTATCGCTATCCCGGCAAGGAATTCTTTAACGGCTTCGGACGTCAGATTCTGGGCGAAACATGGGCCGGGCATTACGGCAAGAATCACGTGATGAGCACGCGGCTGAACGTGCGGCCGGAAGCAAAAAACCATCCCATCCTGCGCGGGGTCGAACGGCCATGGGTGGAGTCGGGGGGATACTGGACCGAGCCGATGGCCGACGCCAATGTGCTGGCCAACGCCCAGCCCCTCAACGGAATGACACCGGATTCCCCAATCGCCGAAGACAAAGACCCTTGCCCCGGCGCCTGGACCCGGACGTATCGCAGTGCGAAGGGCAAGCCGGCTCGCGTTTTCACCACGACGTACGGAGCCTCCGAAGATCTGCAGAACGACGACTTCCGCCGGATGATGGTCAACGCCTGCTTCTGGGCCCTGGGTCGGGAAAAAGAAGTCACGCCGACTCTCAATATCGACTTCGTCGGACCGTATCAGCCCACCACATTCGGTCAGAATAAAGATCGACGCCGTGCGAAGCCGGAAGCGCTCGCCGGCTGGGATACGCTGATCTTTCCGACCGAGAAGAAGGACTAG